From Polaribacter butkevichii, a single genomic window includes:
- a CDS encoding HPP family protein, which translates to MKEKVNRSIRVTKYVVYKETSFNYKEGFWSFIGAFFGIGLIAFIQSFYLSDVENVFLIGSFGASCVLIYGAVQSPLAQPRNLIGGHVLSAFVGVTVYNLVPNIIWIAAPLAVSLSIIVMQCTKTLHPPGGATALIVIIGTEKIKSLSYMYVLSPVLTGTLILFLVALVANNMNKNRVYPSSGKYVNGVRKRVLKIGS; encoded by the coding sequence GTGAAGGAAAAGGTTAACAGATCTATAAGGGTTACAAAATATGTAGTCTATAAAGAAACTTCCTTTAATTATAAAGAAGGCTTTTGGTCTTTTATAGGGGCTTTTTTTGGGATAGGATTAATTGCATTTATACAATCGTTTTATTTATCTGATGTAGAAAATGTGTTTTTAATTGGTTCGTTTGGGGCTTCTTGTGTTTTAATATACGGAGCAGTACAAAGCCCTTTGGCACAACCAAGAAATTTAATAGGCGGTCATGTATTATCTGCCTTTGTAGGTGTAACAGTATATAATTTAGTGCCAAACATTATTTGGATTGCGGCTCCATTAGCAGTTTCACTTTCAATTATTGTAATGCAGTGTACAAAAACGTTACATCCACCTGGTGGAGCAACAGCATTAATAGTGATTATTGGTACAGAAAAAATTAAATCATTAAGTTATATGTACGTTCTGTCGCCAGTATTAACAGGAACACTTATTTTATTTTTAGTAGCTCTTGTTGCTAATAATATGAATAAAAATAGAGTTTATCCTTCTAGCGGAAAGTACGTAAACGGGGTAAGAAAAAGAGTATTAAAAATTGGAAGCTAA
- the cysM gene encoding cysteine synthase CysM, with amino-acid sequence MKTKSIIDFVGNTPLVEARNIFKKEGVTLLLKLEGNNPGGSVKDRAAYYMISEAIKRKNIKKGDTLVEATSGNTGIALALMAKVLGVNMVITMPENSTKERVQTMRAYGAKVILTPADKGIEGAIDYALKLKYKKGYFRLNQFDNFDNPKAHYNTTGPEIWRDTEGEVTHFVSAMGTTGTITGVSDYLKEQNKNITIIGVQPKDGAKIPGIRKWPQEYLPAIFKPKKIDQVLEVSEEEAIEATHRLAEEEGIFAGMSSGGAVATALKVANSIDKGVVVAIICDRGDRYLSSTLFEKE; translated from the coding sequence ATGAAGACTAAAAGTATCATAGATTTTGTTGGAAATACACCACTTGTAGAAGCTAGAAATATCTTTAAAAAAGAAGGTGTTACTTTATTATTAAAACTAGAAGGGAACAACCCAGGTGGAAGTGTTAAAGATAGAGCTGCTTATTATATGATTTCTGAAGCAATTAAAAGAAAAAATATAAAGAAAGGAGATACTTTAGTAGAAGCAACAAGTGGAAACACGGGTATTGCATTGGCTTTAATGGCAAAGGTTTTAGGTGTAAATATGGTTATTACCATGCCTGAAAATTCTACCAAAGAAAGAGTACAAACTATGCGTGCTTACGGAGCAAAAGTAATTTTAACTCCAGCAGATAAAGGTATTGAAGGAGCAATTGACTATGCTCTAAAGTTAAAGTATAAGAAAGGATATTTTCGTTTAAATCAGTTTGATAATTTTGATAATCCAAAGGCACATTACAATACAACAGGGCCAGAAATTTGGAGAGATACAGAAGGAGAAGTAACACATTTTGTGTCTGCTATGGGAACTACCGGAACCATTACTGGTGTTTCTGATTATTTAAAAGAACAAAACAAAAATATTACCATTATTGGTGTACAGCCAAAAGATGGTGCAAAAATACCAGGCATTAGAAAATGGCCACAAGAATATTTACCAGCCATTTTTAAACCTAAAAAAATAGATCAAGTATTAGAGGTTAGTGAAGAAGAAGCTATAGAAGCAACACATCGTTTAGCAGAAGAAGAAGGCATTTTTGCAGGAATGAGTAGTGGTGGTGCGGTTGCAACGGCATTAAAAGTAGCAAATTCAATAGATAAAGGTGTAGTTGTAGCAATTATTTGCGATAGAGGAGATCGTTATTTATCATCAACTTTATTCGAAAAAGAGTAG
- a CDS encoding antibiotic biosynthesis monooxygenase family protein yields MVLEVAILNIKEGLSKDFEAAFKQAEKVISTQKGYVSHQLKKCVEQENKFILLVNWETIEDHEDGFRKSNEYQKWKELLHHFYKPFPTVEHYI; encoded by the coding sequence GTGGTACTAGAAGTAGCAATTTTAAATATAAAAGAAGGATTGTCTAAAGACTTTGAAGCGGCTTTTAAGCAAGCGGAAAAGGTTATTAGTACTCAGAAAGGATATGTTTCTCATCAGTTAAAAAAATGTGTTGAGCAAGAAAATAAATTTATCTTACTCGTAAACTGGGAAACAATTGAAGATCACGAAGACGGTTTTAGAAAATCTAACGAATATCAAAAATGGAAAGAGTTATTACATCATTTTTATAAACCTTTTCCAACAGTAGAACATTATATATGA
- the cobA gene encoding uroporphyrinogen-III C-methyltransferase codes for MSIKTPKLTVVGAGPGDVDLITVKAIKVLKTADVVLYDALVNEELLAYINPEAEQIFVGKRRGCYTYQQEQINELIVARAKASGHVVRLKGGDPFIFGRGAEEMEYAANLGLEVAVVPGISSSLAVPAYQNIPLTKRGSAESFWVITGTTKDHKISNDIELAAKSNATIVVLMGMSKLPQIVKLFQAEGKNNLPVAIIQRGTTSREKVGIGTVDTIEKIVADNELKNPAIIVLGEVVKHRDLLNKVREKEALNRLL; via the coding sequence ATGAGTATTAAAACACCAAAGTTAACCGTTGTAGGCGCAGGCCCTGGAGACGTAGATTTAATCACAGTAAAAGCCATTAAGGTTTTAAAAACTGCTGATGTAGTATTATATGATGCTTTGGTAAATGAAGAACTCTTAGCGTATATAAATCCGGAGGCAGAACAAATTTTTGTAGGTAAACGAAGAGGGTGTTACACGTATCAACAAGAACAAATTAATGAGTTAATTGTTGCACGTGCAAAAGCTAGCGGACATGTGGTTCGTTTAAAAGGTGGAGATCCTTTTATATTTGGTAGAGGTGCAGAAGAAATGGAGTATGCAGCTAATTTAGGTTTAGAGGTTGCAGTTGTTCCTGGTATTTCATCATCGTTGGCAGTGCCAGCATATCAAAATATACCTTTAACAAAACGAGGAAGTGCAGAAAGTTTTTGGGTAATTACAGGAACCACTAAAGATCATAAAATATCTAATGATATTGAGTTGGCTGCAAAGTCTAACGCAACTATTGTTGTTTTAATGGGAATGAGTAAATTGCCTCAAATAGTAAAATTATTTCAGGCAGAAGGTAAAAATAATTTACCTGTAGCAATTATTCAAAGAGGAACTACTTCTAGAGAAAAAGTAGGAATAGGAACCGTAGATACAATCGAAAAAATTGTTGCAGATAATGAATTGAAAAATCCGGCAATTATTGTGTTAGGAGAAGTTGTAAAACATAGAGACCTGTTAAATAAAGTTAGAGAAAAAGAGGCTTTAAATAGGTTGCTATAA
- the epsC gene encoding serine O-acetyltransferase EpsC translates to MKQTEEKIVFKDYSMCLRDAVETFTKDIINNLFDANHLAEKGAQTKHRFLKILERLSIENGEDIWATFENSFVEIRQRLDLDAIAAEKNDPAAKSLEEVYLAYPGFYAIAVHRLSHQLLKQEVPVLPRMMSEFAHSTTGTDIHPGAEIGDSFFIDHATGIVIGETTHIKENVQIFQGVTLGGIQVKKSLASTKRHPTIESGVVIYANATILGGDVVIGKNSVIGANVCITESVVENSVVTVESENNIFQKRK, encoded by the coding sequence ATGAAGCAAACAGAAGAAAAAATAGTGTTTAAAGATTACAGCATGTGTTTAAGAGATGCTGTAGAAACGTTTACCAAAGATATTATCAATAATTTATTTGATGCAAATCATTTGGCGGAAAAAGGTGCGCAAACAAAACATAGATTTCTAAAAATTTTAGAGCGATTATCCATTGAAAATGGTGAAGATATTTGGGCTACTTTCGAAAATTCTTTTGTAGAAATTAGACAAAGATTAGATTTAGACGCAATTGCTGCAGAAAAAAATGATCCTGCTGCAAAAAGTTTAGAAGAAGTGTATTTAGCGTATCCAGGTTTTTATGCCATTGCAGTACATCGTTTAAGTCACCAATTATTAAAACAAGAAGTACCGGTATTACCAAGAATGATGAGTGAGTTTGCTCATAGTACAACAGGTACAGACATTCATCCAGGTGCAGAAATAGGAGATTCGTTCTTTATAGATCATGCAACAGGTATTGTTATTGGAGAAACAACGCATATTAAAGAAAATGTTCAGATTTTTCAAGGAGTAACTTTAGGAGGTATCCAGGTTAAGAAGAGTTTAGCATCCACCAAAAGACATCCAACCATAGAAAGTGGTGTTGTTATTTACGCAAATGCAACTATTTTAGGAGGAGATGTTGTTATTGGTAAGAATTCTGTTATTGGAGCAAATGTTTGCATTACAGAATCGGTTGTAGAAAATTCTGTAGTTACAGTAGAATCGGAAAATAATATTTTTCAAAAAAGAAAGTAA
- a CDS encoding 2Fe-2S iron-sulfur cluster-binding protein translates to MQDINIKITDRNGVTHDVVAPTDMAMNLMEVVRSYELAEEGTIGICGGMAMCASCQCYVNSDHELPEMTDDEDAMLAEAFNVEDNSRLGCQIQMTPEMEGLEVTLAPEI, encoded by the coding sequence ATGCAAGACATCAATATAAAAATAACTGATAGAAATGGTGTAACGCATGATGTTGTTGCGCCTACAGATATGGCAATGAATCTTATGGAAGTGGTTCGTTCTTACGAATTAGCAGAAGAGGGTACTATTGGTATTTGTGGTGGAATGGCTATGTGTGCTTCTTGCCAGTGTTACGTAAATTCAGATCATGAATTGCCAGAAATGACAGATGATGAAGATGCTATGTTAGCAGAAGCATTTAATGTAGAAGACAATAGTAGATTAGGCTGTCAGATACAAATGACACCAGAAATGGAAGGATTGGAAGTTACATTAGCTCCAGAAATTTAA
- the metH gene encoding methionine synthase produces the protein MKVKQTKYMKLSGLEPLILNESSNFINVGERTNVAGSRKFLRLIKNEQFDEALDIARHQVDGGAQIIDINFDDGLIDGKEAMVRFLNLIAAEPDICRVPIMIDSSKWEIIEAGLQVVQGKCVVNSISLKEGKEKFVWEAKQIKRYGAAVIVMAFDAEGQADNYERRIEIAKKSYDILVDEVGFPSEDIIFDLNIFPVATGMDEHRRNAIDFIEATRWVRENLPNASVSGGVSNVSFSFRGNDGVREAMHSVFLYYAIQAGMNIGIVNPALLEVYDNIPKDLLERVEDVILDRREDATERLLDFAETVKGSKVEKTVDLSWRENPLQDRITHALVKGIDAFIIEDIETARQEAEKPIDVIEGHLMIGMNVVGDLFGAGKMFLPQVVKSARVMKKAVGYLNPFIEAEKGDKQEPVGKILMATVKGDVHDIGKNIVSVVLACNNYEIVDLGVMVPPEKIIEMAISERVDAIGLSGLITPSLDEMVYLAKEMQRQNFVLPLLIGGATTSKAHTAVKIDTQYSNAVVHVNDASRAVTVVGDLLNKKSSHLYTAKLKKDYDEFRTKFLKRGKEKSYISITEARKRKYKIDWETSEIVKPRELGIQVLKQLSLKELLPFIDWSPFFRSWDLHGKFPDILTDKVVGEQATIMYTEAQEMIKEIIAKQLLKPKGIFGLFEANSINDDDISIQKKGEEIAIFRTLRQQLKKREGIPNHALADFVAPKETGKTDYMGAFCVGIFGAQELAESYRAKEDDYNAIMAQAIADRFAEAMAEYLHKQVRTKHWGYDIDEGLTNDDLIKESYKGIRPAPGYPACPDHLEKETIWELLKVEENIGVTLTESMAMWPGAAVSGYYFANKESKYFGLGKITDDQVTDYFTRKGITKEKARKWLHPILAEE, from the coding sequence ATGAAAGTGAAACAAACAAAATACATGAAATTGTCTGGTTTAGAACCATTAATTCTAAACGAAAGTAGCAATTTTATAAACGTAGGAGAACGTACAAATGTAGCCGGTTCTCGTAAGTTTTTAAGATTGATAAAAAACGAACAATTTGATGAAGCGTTAGATATTGCAAGACACCAAGTAGATGGTGGTGCGCAAATTATCGACATCAATTTTGATGACGGTTTAATTGATGGAAAAGAGGCAATGGTTCGTTTTTTAAACTTAATTGCAGCAGAACCAGATATTTGTAGAGTGCCAATTATGATTGATAGTTCTAAATGGGAAATCATAGAAGCAGGTTTGCAAGTTGTACAAGGTAAATGTGTTGTAAATTCGATATCACTTAAAGAAGGAAAAGAAAAATTTGTTTGGGAGGCAAAACAAATAAAACGTTACGGAGCAGCCGTAATTGTAATGGCTTTTGATGCAGAAGGACAGGCAGATAATTATGAACGTAGAATAGAAATTGCTAAAAAATCGTACGATATTTTAGTAGACGAAGTAGGTTTTCCTAGCGAAGATATTATTTTCGATTTAAATATATTTCCGGTTGCTACAGGGATGGATGAACACAGACGAAATGCCATCGATTTTATTGAAGCAACACGTTGGGTAAGAGAAAATTTACCCAATGCAAGTGTAAGTGGTGGTGTAAGTAACGTGTCTTTTTCTTTTAGAGGAAATGATGGAGTACGAGAAGCAATGCATTCTGTTTTCTTGTATTATGCTATTCAGGCGGGTATGAATATAGGTATTGTAAACCCTGCACTTTTAGAAGTGTATGATAACATTCCTAAAGATTTATTAGAACGTGTAGAAGATGTAATTCTTGATAGAAGAGAAGATGCTACTGAGCGTTTGTTAGATTTTGCTGAAACAGTAAAAGGATCTAAAGTAGAAAAAACGGTTGATTTATCTTGGAGAGAAAACCCTTTACAAGATAGAATTACACATGCTTTAGTAAAAGGTATTGATGCTTTTATTATTGAAGATATAGAAACCGCAAGACAAGAAGCAGAAAAACCAATTGATGTTATAGAAGGGCATTTAATGATTGGTATGAATGTGGTTGGTGATTTATTTGGAGCAGGAAAAATGTTTTTGCCACAAGTAGTAAAATCTGCTCGTGTAATGAAAAAAGCAGTAGGATATTTAAATCCGTTTATAGAAGCAGAAAAAGGAGACAAGCAAGAGCCGGTTGGTAAAATATTAATGGCCACTGTAAAAGGTGATGTGCATGATATTGGTAAAAATATTGTAAGTGTTGTTTTGGCGTGTAATAACTACGAAATTGTAGATTTAGGAGTAATGGTTCCGCCAGAAAAAATTATAGAAATGGCCATTAGCGAACGTGTTGATGCTATTGGTTTATCTGGTTTAATTACGCCTTCGTTAGATGAAATGGTGTATTTAGCAAAAGAAATGCAACGTCAAAATTTTGTTTTACCGTTGTTAATTGGAGGTGCAACAACCTCTAAAGCACACACGGCAGTTAAGATTGATACACAATATAGCAATGCGGTTGTACATGTAAATGATGCTTCTAGAGCAGTAACGGTAGTGGGAGATTTGTTAAATAAGAAATCGAGCCATTTATATACTGCGAAGTTAAAGAAAGATTATGATGAGTTTAGAACTAAGTTTTTAAAACGAGGTAAAGAAAAATCTTATATTTCTATAACAGAAGCACGTAAGAGAAAATATAAAATTGATTGGGAAACTTCAGAAATTGTAAAACCTAGAGAATTAGGGATTCAGGTTTTAAAACAACTAAGTTTAAAAGAATTATTGCCATTTATAGATTGGAGTCCGTTTTTTAGAAGTTGGGATTTACATGGTAAATTTCCAGATATTTTAACAGATAAAGTTGTTGGAGAGCAGGCTACCATTATGTATACCGAAGCCCAAGAAATGATTAAAGAAATCATAGCAAAACAATTGTTAAAACCTAAAGGAATTTTTGGATTGTTTGAGGCAAATTCTATAAATGACGATGATATTTCTATTCAGAAAAAAGGAGAGGAAATAGCAATCTTTAGAACCTTACGTCAACAATTAAAGAAAAGAGAAGGAATTCCAAATCATGCTTTGGCAGATTTTGTTGCCCCAAAAGAAACTGGTAAAACAGATTATATGGGGGCCTTTTGTGTGGGTATTTTTGGTGCACAAGAATTAGCAGAAAGCTATAGAGCAAAAGAAGACGATTATAACGCAATTATGGCACAAGCCATTGCAGATCGTTTTGCAGAAGCCATGGCAGAATATTTACATAAGCAAGTAAGAACCAAACATTGGGGATATGATATTGATGAAGGTTTAACAAATGACGATTTAATAAAAGAAAGTTATAAAGGAATTAGACCTGCACCAGGATATCCTGCTTGCCCAGATCATTTAGAAAAAGAAACGATTTGGGAGCTGTTAAAAGTAGAAGAAAATATTGGTGTTACTTTAACAGAAAGTATGGCAATGTGGCCTGGAGCTGCTGTTTCTGGTTATTATTTTGCCAATAAAGAATCTAAGTATTTTGGTTTGGGTAAAATTACAGATGATCAGGTAACAGATTATTTTACAAGAAAAGGAATTACAAAAGAAAAGGCTAGAAAATGGTTACACCCTATTTTAGCAGAAGAATAA
- a CDS encoding precorrin-2 dehydrogenase/sirohydrochlorin ferrochelatase family protein, with translation MERNNLYPIFLKTKNLQVLIVGGGFVAEEKLNFLLKSSPDANVTMVSPMFREGTKILAAKGNVKFINEKYHKRYLKGKHIVVATTDIPTVNEKVYKHCRKRSILVNVADNPPYCDFYMGGIVTKGNVKVAISTNGKSPTTAKRLRQFFEDVIPENVDDLVKNLNEFRKTIKGDFEQKVETLNEFTKGLIEKKES, from the coding sequence ATAGAAAGAAATAATTTATATCCTATTTTTTTAAAAACAAAAAACCTTCAAGTTTTAATTGTTGGAGGAGGTTTTGTGGCAGAAGAAAAATTAAATTTCTTGTTAAAATCGAGTCCAGATGCAAATGTAACCATGGTTTCGCCTATGTTTAGAGAAGGAACCAAAATTTTAGCAGCAAAAGGAAACGTAAAATTTATCAACGAAAAATATCATAAACGTTACTTAAAAGGAAAACATATTGTTGTAGCAACAACAGATATTCCTACAGTAAATGAAAAGGTGTATAAGCATTGTAGAAAGCGAAGTATTTTGGTAAATGTAGCAGATAATCCACCGTATTGCGATTTTTATATGGGCGGAATTGTTACCAAAGGAAATGTAAAAGTAGCTATTTCTACCAACGGAAAATCGCCAACAACAGCCAAAAGATTACGTCAGTTTTTTGAGGATGTAATTCCAGAAAATGTAGACGATTTGGTAAAGAATTTAAACGAATTTAGAAAAACAATAAAAGGAGATTTCGAACAAAAAGTGGAAACGCTAAACGAATTCACCAAAGGATTAATAGAGAAAAAAGAATCTTAA
- a CDS encoding NAD(P)/FAD-dependent oxidoreductase produces MITTDILIIGAGPTGLFTVFEAGLLKLKCHLIDALPQPGGQCSEIYPKKPIYDIPAYPEILAGDLTHKLIEQTKQFEPGFTLGERAETIDKQEDGTFIVTTNKGTKHHAKIVAIAGGLGSFEPRKPLIPNIADFEDKGVEYIIKEPELYRDKKVVISGGGDSALDWAIFLSDVASEVTLIHRRNEFRGALDSVEKVQELKNLGKIRMITPAEVKGIVGTDKVTGVAVEKKGEDAFIIDTDHFIPLFGLSPKLGPIANWGLEIEKNAIKVNNALDYQTNIPGIYAIGDVNTYPGKLKLILCGFHEATLMCQSAYKRIFPNKKYVMKYTTVGGVDGFDGTRKEAPKAVVKAIE; encoded by the coding sequence ATGATTACAACAGATATACTAATTATTGGAGCAGGACCAACAGGGTTATTTACCGTTTTTGAAGCAGGTTTATTAAAACTAAAATGTCATTTAATTGATGCATTACCACAACCAGGTGGGCAGTGTTCTGAGATTTATCCAAAGAAACCTATTTATGATATTCCAGCATATCCAGAGATTTTAGCAGGAGATTTAACGCATAAATTAATAGAACAAACAAAACAATTTGAACCTGGTTTTACATTAGGTGAAAGAGCCGAAACTATTGATAAACAAGAAGACGGAACTTTTATTGTTACGACCAATAAAGGAACAAAACATCATGCTAAAATTGTAGCAATTGCGGGTGGTTTAGGGTCTTTTGAACCAAGAAAACCATTAATACCTAATATTGCAGATTTTGAAGATAAAGGGGTAGAGTATATTATTAAAGAACCAGAATTATATAGAGATAAAAAAGTAGTGATTTCTGGAGGTGGAGATTCTGCTTTAGATTGGGCAATTTTCTTATCGGATGTTGCTTCAGAAGTAACTTTAATTCACCGAAGAAACGAGTTTAGAGGCGCTTTAGATTCTGTAGAAAAAGTACAAGAATTAAAGAATTTAGGAAAAATTAGAATGATAACTCCTGCAGAGGTAAAAGGAATTGTTGGTACAGATAAAGTAACAGGCGTAGCTGTAGAGAAAAAAGGAGAAGATGCCTTTATTATAGATACAGATCATTTTATTCCTTTATTTGGGTTGTCTCCTAAATTAGGTCCTATTGCAAATTGGGGATTAGAAATTGAAAAAAATGCAATTAAAGTAAACAATGCATTAGATTATCAAACAAATATTCCAGGAATTTATGCCATTGGTGATGTAAACACCTATCCAGGAAAATTAAAGTTGATTTTATGTGGTTTCCACGAAGCAACATTAATGTGTCAAAGTGCTTACAAACGTATTTTTCCGAATAAAAAGTATGTAATGAAATACACAACAGTAGGTGGAGTAGATGGTTTTGATGGAACAAGAAAAGAAGCGCCAAAGGCTGTTGTAAAAGCTATAGAGTAA
- a CDS encoding homocysteine S-methyltransferase family protein — protein MSNIYKALQERILVLDGAMGTMLQAYKFTEEDFRGERFKDYPTPLQGNNDLLSITQPEAIKTIHGKYFEAGADIVETNTFSGTTIAMADYQMEDLVYELNYQSAKIAKEVADAFTAKEPHKPRFVAGSIGPTNRTASMSPDVNDPGYRAVTFDELRIAYKQQTEALLDGGADLLLVETVFDTLNAKAALFAIEQVKEERNIEVPIMLSGTITDASGRTLSGQTAEAFLISVSHIPLLSVGFNCALGANLLQPHLQAIANKTDFAISAHPNAGLPNAFGEYDETPEEMGEQIEEYLKKDLINIIGGCCGTSPEHIRVIANIAAKYKPRVVGGL, from the coding sequence ATGTCAAATATATACAAAGCTTTACAAGAACGAATTTTAGTGTTAGATGGTGCCATGGGAACCATGCTACAAGCTTATAAATTTACTGAAGAAGATTTTAGAGGAGAACGCTTTAAAGACTATCCAACACCTTTACAAGGTAATAACGACTTGCTGTCTATTACGCAACCAGAAGCAATAAAAACCATTCATGGTAAGTATTTTGAAGCTGGTGCAGATATTGTAGAAACCAATACTTTTTCTGGTACTACCATAGCAATGGCAGATTATCAAATGGAAGATTTGGTATATGAATTAAATTATCAATCTGCAAAAATAGCTAAAGAAGTAGCAGATGCATTTACAGCAAAAGAGCCGCACAAACCACGTTTTGTAGCAGGTTCTATTGGGCCAACGAATAGAACTGCTAGTATGTCTCCAGATGTAAATGACCCAGGTTACCGAGCGGTTACTTTTGATGAGTTAAGAATTGCTTACAAACAACAAACAGAAGCTTTGTTAGATGGTGGCGCAGATTTGTTATTAGTAGAAACGGTATTTGATACATTAAATGCAAAAGCAGCTTTATTTGCCATAGAACAAGTAAAAGAAGAAAGAAATATAGAGGTTCCAATTATGCTGAGTGGTACCATTACAGACGCTTCTGGTAGAACGTTATCTGGTCAAACAGCCGAAGCATTTTTAATATCGGTTTCTCATATTCCATTATTATCTGTAGGATTTAATTGTGCTTTAGGAGCCAATTTATTGCAACCTCATTTACAAGCAATCGCAAATAAAACAGATTTTGCTATTTCAGCACATCCAAATGCTGGTTTACCAAATGCTTTTGGAGAATATGATGAAACTCCAGAAGAAATGGGCGAACAAATAGAAGAATATTTAAAGAAAGATTTAATTAATATTATTGGTGGTTGTTGTGGTACATCACCAGAACATATTAGAGTGATTGCAAATATTGCAGCAAAATATAAACCTAGAGTAGTAGGTGGTTTGTAA